In Amaranthus tricolor cultivar Red isolate AtriRed21 chromosome 5, ASM2621246v1, whole genome shotgun sequence, a genomic segment contains:
- the LOC130813279 gene encoding uncharacterized protein LOC130813279, which yields MDREWGSKPGSGGAASAQNEAIDRRERLRRLALETIDLAKDPYFMRNHLGSYECKLCLTLHNNEGNYLAHTQGKRHQTNLAKRAAREAKDAPAQPQPNKRKVDIRKTVKIGRPGYRVTKQFDPDTKQRSLLFQIEYPEIEDNTKPRHRFMSSFEQRVDAFDKRFQYLLFAAEPYEIISFKVPSTEIDKSTSKFFSHWDPDSKMFTLQLYFKPKPPEANKPQPTTGPNGTSAPGVPPGPLAPPPHAPPPPPPPPQGPPPSAPTGNPPRMPPPPPPSMANGQRPLPPGGPSPAPPPPPAGNSGMGNFTMGNQLPPPPQGFPGQQMQAPPPPPPNISQ from the exons ATGGATAGAGAGTGGGGATCGAAGCCTGGAAGCGGCGGCGCCGCTTCGGCTCAGAATGAAGCCATTGATCGTCGAGAGCGTCTTCGGAGACTCGCCCTCGAGACTATCGATCTTGCCAAAGACCCCTATTTTATGCGCAATCATCTTGGAAG TTACGAGTGTAAGCTGTGTTTAACATTGCACAACAATGAGGGAAATTACTTGGCACATACTCAAGGAAAGCGTCACCAAACCAATTTGGCTAAGAGAGCGGCTCGTGAGGCTAAAGATGCTCCTGCTCAACCTCAACCTAATAAACGCAAAGTTGATATTCGTAAAACTG TTAAGATTGGCAGGCCTGGGTACCGAGTAACAAAGCAATTTGATCCTGACACAAAGCAGCGGTCTCTTCTTTTCCAG ATAGAGTATCCTGAAATTGAGGACAACACTAAGCCTAGGCACCGGTTTATGTCTTCTTTTGAGCAG AGGGTTGACGCTTTTGACAAAAGATTCCAGTATCTTCTGTTCGCTGCTGAGCCTTATGAAATCATATCATTCAAG GTTCCTAGCACCGAAATTGACAAGTCTACCTCCAAATTCTTCTCACATTGGGACCCGGATTCCAAGATGTTCACG TTGCAGCTATATTTCAAGCCCAAGCCACCAGAGGCCAATAAACCACAACCTACTACTGGACCAAATGGTACTTCAGCCCCAGGGGTCCCACCAGGGCCTCTTGCTCCACCTCCTCATGCGCCTCCGCCCCCTCCTCCACCGCCACAAGGACCTCCACCTAGTGCTCCAACTGGAAATCCTCCAAGAATGccgccaccaccaccaccatcaatGGCTAATGGGCAGAGGCCATTGCCTCCTGGTGGGCCTTCTCCAGCACCACCACCTCCCCCAGCAGGGAATTCTGGAATGGGAAACTTCACAATGGGAAACCAACTGCCTCCACCGCCCCAAGGCTTTCCTGGTCAACAGATGCAAGCACCACCACCTCCTCCTCCCAACATTAGCCAGTAA